One Silene latifolia isolate original U9 population chromosome 4, ASM4854445v1, whole genome shotgun sequence DNA segment encodes these proteins:
- the LOC141651119 gene encoding uncharacterized protein LOC141651119, which yields MTGDDASSTTKIDPSSPYFLGSHDIPSAKISNVMLTRYNYQDWQKSMRMSLKSRRKFGFVDGTLKKPTDPVTLDHWEVVHCTLVQWIRNMIDSSLLPVIPYGEDAAALWSELKDRFSVVDGALIHSLKTQLKNCIQTKGMDVTTYFGKLQSLWDALLIHEPIFACKCGACKCDIGKDAAQRLDNERLHQFFMGLDNTLYGNIRSQQLQLDPLPSLSRAYHVVLQEERLRVEIMPADVTDVAAFVVPASRPSVDWRVQREKERALS from the exons ATGACTGGCGATGATGCTTCCTCAACCACAAAAATCGACCCTTCCAGTCCCTATTTCCTAGGATCTCACGACATTCCTAGTGCAAAAATCTCTAATGTTATGTTGACTCGATACAATTATCAAGATTGGCAAAAATCAATGCGGATGTCGCTCAAATCGCGACGCAAATTCGGCTTTGTCGATGGTACCCTTAAGAAACCAACCGACCCTGTGACTCTCGACCACTGGGAGGTCGTCCACTGTACACTTGTACAATGGATTCGGAATATGATTGATTCGTCACTTTTACCTGTTATACCATATGGCGAGGACGCAGCTGCACTATGGTCCgaattgaaggatcgcttctctGTCGTTGATGGCGCCTTGATTCACAGTCTCAAAACTCAACTCAAAAATTGCATACAAACCAAAGGTATGGATGTTACCACTTATTTTGGAAAATTACAATCTCTATGGGATGCTTTGCTTATTCATGAACCGATATTTGCGTGCAAATGTGGAGCCTGCAAGTGCGATATTGGTAAGGACGCCGCTCAACGCTTAGATAATGAGCGTCTTCATCAATTTTTTATGGGATTAGATAACACTCTCTATGGTAATATCCGTTCCCAACAACTTCAACTTGACCCGCTACCGAGTCTCAGTCGTGCTTACCATGTCGTATTGCAAGAGGAGCGCCTACGGGTAGAAATCATGCCCGCGGATGTCACTGATGTTGCTGCATTCGTTGTTCCTGCCTCTCGCCCCTCTGTTGATTGGCGTGTTCAGCGAGAGAAGGAGCGGG CGCTTTCCTGA
- the LOC141651120 gene encoding F-box protein CPR1-like, producing the protein MDRCHVLSYVNGLALVRDGPYNSFDRDVISWIYYGNYSSLRKILLWNPSINKCIKVPRPLGIISDLDLGLGFDASKNDYKLVLLMYPPIQIQTDNQGGLVLGLVQIYTLSTNSWVTKPDVHPPSRCLVGSQVFFNGTIHWMAFGKSVVVDGSVSIINNDRLYIVRFEVVDEVFSDLELPIRVVDVPTEDSFLTVMEGCLAMFCGNPSEHDIWVMKDYGNSSSWMKCYTFSLKYSKPLYLKGNGEFLYAKDGLGIKSYDVKKNQVRDLARPYCKTSNYMIYYTYVESLVLSSAPVRVTEN; encoded by the coding sequence ATGGATAGATGTCATGTTTTGAGTTATGTTAATGGCCTGGCCTTGGTTAGAGATGGGCCTTATAATTCATTTGATAGAGATGTTATATCATGGATCTACTATGGTAATTATAGCTCATTAAGAAAGATTTTACTTTGGAACCCTTCTATAAACAAATGTATTAAGGTCCCTAGGCCTCTGGGGATAATAAGTGATCTTGATCTTGGTTTAGGATTCGATGCATCGAAAAACGATTATAAGTTAGTATTACTTATGTATCCGCCGATACAAATTCAAACTGATAATCAAGGTGGTTTAGTCCTGGGATTAGTGCAAATTTATACACTAAGTACCAATTCTTGGGTTACCAAGCCCGATGTCCATCCACCATCACGTTGTTTAGTCGGGTCTCAAGTTTTTTTCAATGGCACGATACATTGGATGGCTTTCGGCAAAAGTGTTGTCGTAGATGGTTCAGTGTCGATAATAAACAATGATCGCTTGTATATTGTTAGATTTGAGGTGGTCGATGAGGTGTTCAGTGACTTGGAGTTGCCAATTCGAGTGGTCGATGTACCAACCGAAGACAGTTTTTTAACGGTTATGGAAGGTTGCCTCGCTATGTTTTGTGGTAATCCTTCAGAACATGATATATGGGTTATGAAAGATTACGGTAACTCAAGTTCTTGGATGAAATGTTACACATTTTCGTTAAAATACAGTAAGCCCTTGTATTTAAAGGGCAATGGGGAGTTCTTGTATGCCAAGGATGGATTGGGCATCAAGTCATATGATGTGAAGAAGAATCAGGTTAGGGATCTTGCAAGACCTTACTGTAAAACTTCTAATTATATGATTTATTATACATATGTCGAGAGCTTAGTACTATCAAGTGCACCCGTTAGGGTCACCGAGAACTAA
- the LOC141651118 gene encoding PHD finger protein ALFIN-LIKE 4-like — MNPRNVEEVLTDFKGRRAGTIKALTKDVELFYKLCDPSHPSLSLYGLPNQQWEVNPSPPSPPSSELPEPRSSINLVRDATSKEEWLSMVALYSDAWLHALASYFSAKCKFVQADRNRLFKKISDMPSISELIMGGTTKKRAKAKYGSLPDEILGRYYTKRILYIRLRYFSDIIMIAFTLCPVTI; from the coding sequence ATGAATCCTCGAAATGTAGAAGAAGTTCTTACGGATTTCAAGGGTAGAAGGGCGGGAACAATCAAAGCTCTTACTAAAGATGTAGAATTATTCTACAAATTATGTGATCCTAGCCACCCAAGTTTATCTCTCTATGGCCTTCCTAATCAACAATGGGAAGTCAACCCGTcgccaccatcaccaccatcATCAGAGCTCCCAGAGCCTCGATCAAGCATTAACCTAGTTAGGGACGCCACGTCAAAGGAGGAATGGTTATCTATGGTGGCTTTGTATAGTGATGCATGGTTGCATGCCCTTGCATCTTATTTTTCTGCTAAATGTAAGTTTGTTCAGGCCGATAGGAATCGTCTTTTTAAGAAAATCTCTGATATGCCTTCAATATCTGAGCTGATCATGGGTGGGACGACCAAGAAAAGAGCCAAGGCCAAGTACGGTTCTTTGCCGGATGAGATATTAGGAAGATATTATACTAAGAGGATATTATATATTCGGTTGCGATATTTTAGCGATATTATTATGATTGCATTTACATTATGCCCTGTAACTATATAA